Part of the Candidatus Zixiibacteriota bacterium genome, AGCGATTTGATAACATGGCGGCTGGAGACTCCTATCGGAATGATGCCGACCCCCAGAGCGCGGCGAAGAGAGTTCATAAGTTCATCAACTTTCCTGTTATGCTGTTGCCCGACGAGGAAATCGACCGGATATCCGAGCGCCGCAGCCCATCCGCCGAAAAGTTCCCAGTTGCCAAAATGCCCGGCGACCAGCATCGCTCCTTTCCCCTCACTTTTGACCTGCCCCAAAAATTCGGCGCCTTCGGCATCAATCATTTCGAGAATTTTCTCTTTTTTCAGAACCGGCTGACGGGCAAATTCGACCAGAGTGCGGGCAATATTTATAAACACCTTTCGGGTTATTTGCGCCAGCTCCCTCTCCCCTTTTTCATTGCCGAAAGCGCGCCGAAGATTATTAAGGGCGACCTCGCGCCGTGTTGTCATCAATAGATATGCCAGATTACCGAGCGCAATCGCGAGCCAGTCGGCGAGACGCCCCGGCATAATCTGCACCAGCCGGGTCAGCGTGTAGATGGCGGCGTATTCAAGCCCATGGCTTATTTTCGTCATCGTCGGTCGCTTCCGGTTTAGTGGGATCGCCGTAGTCGAAATCGCGCGATTGCAGGCGGTCCTCTTCCTCCCAGCGAC contains:
- a CDS encoding lysophospholipid acyltransferase family protein, with translation MTKISHGLEYAAIYTLTRLVQIMPGRLADWLAIALGNLAYLLMTTRREVALNNLRRAFGNEKGERELAQITRKVFINIARTLVEFARQPVLKKEKILEMIDAEGAEFLGQVKSEGKGAMLVAGHFGNWELFGGWAAALGYPVDFLVGQQHNRKVDELMNSLRRALGVGIIPIGVSSRHVIKSLRANRMVAVVNDQHSATGAVVVNFLGRPAASHKGPAAFAVKMDCPIITGALLRVRYGRHHAIVLPPIYPPKTGDEEKDILLMTQQFTDSLERFIRQYPEQWMWTHRRWKLD